A part of Arachis hypogaea cultivar Tifrunner chromosome 12, arahy.Tifrunner.gnm2.J5K5, whole genome shotgun sequence genomic DNA contains:
- the LOC112728833 gene encoding uncharacterized protein has translation MADSDQTFPAADVAAELNLGSNTKVQVDPVSSEVAAAKEQAEAEEKRKERKKKEALHTLKSAIIISGIVVAVAGAAIVITKKLKEK, from the exons atggcagACTCAGACCAAACATTTCCAGCTGCAGATGTTGCTGCTGAATTGAATCTTGGGAGTAACACCAAGGTTCAAGTTGATCCTGTTTCATCTGAGGTGGCTGCTGCCAAG GAACAAGCTGAggcagaagagaagagaaaggaaaggaaaaagaaGGAAGCATTGCATACACTTAAATCAGCAATTATAATCTCAGGCATAGTTGTGGCAGTGGCAGGAGCTGCAATTGTCATAACCAAAAAGTTAAAAGAGAAATGA